CCATGTCGATCAGCCGCGTGAACCACTCCCCGATGTCGGTGTCCCGATAGGGGAACGCCTTGTGGTCAATGACGATGGCGCGCTGCGCCCCGGAGCGGAACGACGATAACGAGGGCGGGACGGCGAACACCGCGTCTACGGGCGTCTCCCGCCGCGCCCAGGTCTCCATCGCCGCGCTCGGCGAGGTCCGCAGGCTGAACGGGTAGATCTTGTGGGTCAAATCGTCCCGCCCGATCATGTAGATGCAGCCGACGGCGACGAGCACGGCGCCCAGCAGGCCGGACTGCCAGGTGAGGCGCTCCAGGGTCCGCAGGATGTACTGCCGGACCTGCGCCGGCAACAGATGGACGCCGGCCCCCGCGATGCCGACGCAAAACAGGAGCTTGGCCACGACGGTCAGCTTGAACAGTTGCAGTTTGGCGACGGTCAGCGCGTTCAGCTGCTCGGTGGCCACATAAGCCAGCCCGCAAACGATCAGCATGATGACGAGGGCGCGTACGATCAGGTGCCATCGGTCCGGATCCAGGGTCCGCCGCAGGACGATCCAGCCGGCGAGGCCGGCGCTCGCCAGCAGACCGAAGCGCACAAAGGATCGCTCGGAAAAGGAATGAAACAGGTAGTGATGCGGGTTTCGGAAACGGGCCATGATGTAAAACAGATCGACGCCCGTCGCAGCATCGCCCGTGAATTGCTGGTAGAACAGCGGTCCCAGCGCCGGCGCCGCCGCCAGCAGGTAGGCCATGCCGAACACCCCGGTGCGGCGGACGCCGCCGGGCCGGCGTGCCAGAGACAGGAGAATCAGCCCGCCGAGCAGGGCCAGCTGCAGCCCGACCAGCGCCTGCATCCACGTCGCTACGCCCATCCATCCCGCGGCCCGCGCGTGGCGTCCTTCCACGAACCATCCCAGTCCGATCAACCCGATGGCCCAGGAGGTCATGCTGGGGACCAGCATGCTGTGCGCGAGATCGTTGCCTCCCAGCGTCCAGAACGGCGTGGCGAGCAGCACGAGCGCGATGGACAGGGCGGCGGCGAGCGGGACGCCCGTCAGCGCGAGCGCCAGACGGTAAATGCCGCAGGCGATCCCGATCCAGGATGCCGCGTACACGGCGAAGACGGCGAGGGGGACCGGCATGACGAGCGACAGCGCGTGCAGCAGCCACGAAAAATAGGTGCGTACGCTGAAGGCGTCGAGCTGGGTTTGCACGAACCAGTCCTGCCTGAATAGCGTGGGATCGAGTTTATGCAGGAGCAGCGGGATAAACTCATCCTGGTCGCTCGCTCCGTAGCCATAGCCGAAGCGCAGCATGTACAGCACAAAGCAAAGGCCGATGAACAGGAACGGTGGCGTGCGCGATGCCTGGAGGGCGATTGCGGATGGGGGTAAGGTGTGCGGAGGTGAGGTCGACACCGGATTCTAGCGGCGCTTGAGCAGGGCGAGGGCCTTCAGCACGGGATGCGCGATGCGCTCGGCCGTGTAGTAGGGCGTAAGGATGCCGCCAAACCGCCGCTTGAACTCGGCGATGGACGGCGTGTTGGCGCCGACAAAATCGAAAACGGATACGCCTTCGTCGCGCAACGCCGGCAGCAGGTGCCCCAGCAATACGGTCATGGCGTCGCCAGGCGTGCTTCCCGCGATCCAGTAGTAGGAACGGTCTGGCGCATGGAGCAGCGCGACCGCGGCCGCCGGCTCGGCGCCCGGCTGTTCTACGCCGAAGAGGCGCGCCAGCCCCTTTTGCTGCAACGTCTCGATGATGCCGATCAGCGCGTCGGCATCGACCGGGAAGGGGCGTCCCTGGCGGGCGTAACTGGCGCGCGAAAGGGTCAGCACCTGCGACGCCGTCACCGTATCGTGAAATCGGTAGCCAGCGCGCGCCGAGGCGAACCTGCGGCGCGCCGACTCAGACCAGCCGCCGATGGGGTCCACGCCGGCGGCGAGCGGTATCTGATACGTATAGAAGGTCGATATCCGCCACCCACGCCACTGGAACGGCCGAACGTCTCCGACCGAAGGGGGGAGGTGGATGCGCGCCTGATCGAAATCGCGCTCCAGGGCGGACAACAGGCATTCGTCGAGCGCCTCGCGCCGATGCACTGCGGCTTCGTCGTGCGGGCCTCCGAGCCAGGGGGTGTAGGAGACGAACGACGGAACGACGGCGGCTCTGAAAGGGCCCTTTCTGCGTTCCAGCAGCAGGGCGCCGGCGGCCGGCGCGCCGTCCTGCCGTGCCAGGTACAGGTGAGGCGTCAGCCCGAAGCCCTCGCCCAGCGCCCGGATAAAATCGATGGAAAACGCAGGGTCACGGGGATGGCCGGCGAGCAGCCCCGCCCAGCCGGACACGCCGGTCGGCTCATCGAGAGCATGGCGTTCGACGGTGGCGGTGGGTGATCGGTGGGGACTCCCCATGAAACGGCTGACCTGTCTTTCGGAAACTGGAACCCGCAACCGCTGGCCGAACAGCCGGTTCGCGCAGGCCCCGTGCGGTCACAGAATGTAGTGACTTAGATCCCTATTTTCCGAAACCGCGCCCAAACGGGCGAGAACCCGGTCGGCATCGATGGTGATCGTGGTGGCCTCGACCGAGTCCGGCACGTCGAAGAGGATGTCTTCGAGCAGGGTCGTGAGGATCGTGTGCAGCCGGCGGGCGCCGATGTTCTCGACCTCCATGTTCACCTTGGCCGCTATCCGGGCGATCTCGCGGACGGCCTCGTTGGTGAACGCGATTTCCACGCCTTCCGCCTGCATGAGCGCGGCGTATTGCTTGAGGAGGGCGTTTTTGGGGAGGGTGAGGATGTCGTAGAAATCATCCTCCGTCAGGCTGTCGAGCTCCACTCGGATCGGGAAACGCCCCTGGAGTTCGGGGATGAGGTCGCTCGGTTTGGCGACATGGAACGCCCCGCTGGCGATGAACAGGATGTGGTCGGTGCGCACCATGCCGTGTTTGGTCATGACCGTCGAGCCCTCGACGATCGGCAGCAGGTCGCGCTGTACGCCTTCGCGCGACACGTCCGGGCCTCCGCGCCCCTCGCCCCCGCGCGCGGCGACCTTGTCGATTTCGTCGATGAAGACGATGCCGCTCTGCTCGACACGCTCCAGCGCCTCGCGGGTCACCTTGTCCATATCGACCAGCTTCTGCGCCTCCTCCTGGGCGAGCACGTCCCGCGCCTCGGAGATCGGCAGCCGGCGCTTCTTGCGTTTACCGCCCCCGAGGTTGCCGAAGAGGTCCTGCATGTTCATGCCCATCTCCTCGATGCCCATCGGTCCGAAGACCTGCATCATCGGCGTATGGTCGGAGCTGACCTCGATTTCGATTTCGCGCTCGTCCAGATCGCCTCGCCGCAGCTTTTCCCGAAACTTCTGCCGGGTGCGCTCGCGCAGTTCGGCATCGGATGGGCTCTCAGACACGGGCTCGTTGGGGCGGACGACGAAGCCTGGGCCGTGCGCCACGTCGCTGCCGGGCCGGCTCGAGGGGGGGATGAGGATGTCGAGGATACGGTCCTCGGCAAGCTCCGCGGCCCGCTCCTTGACGCCCTCCTTGTATTCGTCGCGCACGATCGAGATGGACATGTCGGTCAGATCCCGAATCATGCTGTCTACGTCGCGCCCCACGTAGCCGACCTCGGTGAACTTGGTCGCCTCCACCTTGATGAACGGCGCGCCGGTCAGCTTCGCCAGCCGGCGCGCGATCTCCGTTTTGCCCACGCCCGTAGGGCCGATCATGATGATATTGTTCGGCATGATCTCGTCGCGGATCTCGATCGGGGCGTTCTTGCGGCGCCACCGGTTGCGGAGGGCGATCGCGACGCTTTTTTTGGCCTCGGTCTGGCCAATGATGTACTTGTCCAGTTCCGCGACGATCTGGCGGGGGGTATGTTCTACGTGCATATTGTACAGGGCATGGATGCGCGGCGGCGTCAGTGGCCGCCCGTGCGAAAGTCGTCGGGCTCGTTCGGCTCGCCGGCGTCGTCGGCGAATTCGTCGTCCGCCGGGTCGTAGTCGGCATCGCCGTAATCGAATTCGTCCTCGTACCCTTCCTCGCCGCCGGCAAACCCTTCGGCGCCTTCATAGTCGTCGGCATAGGTATCGCGATCCGACAGGGCGGCCTGAATCTGCTGCACGTCGGGGTGTTCGCGGTCGACGATGAGGACGGTGTAATCGTATGGGAAGCCCCGGCGCTTTTCGAGCCATACGGCGCCGGCTTCCTCCAGCTTGTTGATGACCGACTTGGGGTCCGGCTCGTCCGTGTCGAGGGCTTCGGAGAGCTTGCGGAGCAGCGGGGTGAGATACACCTCGTCGTACTGCCCGAAGAACTCTTCGATCACCTGGAGCGTGCGGTAGGCGACCGCATCGGTCACGGCATGGTGCTGGGCGTCGCGGACCGGCGCGCTGACAGGGCGCCGGCTGGCGCCGTTGCGCGCGGCCTCGCCGCCGCTGGGCGCGCCGAGCTGCCGGCGCGCGGCATCGCTGATCAGGTCCACCGCCGCCAGGATGACGTCCGACTCGAGCCGGGCGTACCGGTTGAGGTCGGGATCGGGTTCGAACACCACCACCAGCGGGGAGCGGCCATAACGCGTCAGGTGCTGGATGAGCGGTAATTGCACCCGGTTTCCGGTGATCAGTACGAACGACTGGATGTCCGGCCGCGTGTGCAACAGGTCCATCGCGTCGACGCAGAGCTGGATTTCGGCGGCGCCGCCGTGGAGGTCGGTGGATACGTAGCGCGCCTCGATGCCCTTCCGGTAGAGCGACTGCTGGATCGCCAGACCGTTGCCCTTGAGCGCCGCGAAATCTGCGTAGGCGCTGAAAACGGCCGTCTGGGTGTAATCCTTGCCGGTCAGGTACCGTAACAATTCATCGAGAATCTCGGAAATGAAATCGTGAGGGTCGGTGCCGGAGTCGAGTCGTTCGGAAAGCGTGAAAAAAAGGTTCTCGTAATCCACCAGAATCGCCGCCAGGTTGCCCCGGCCGACGCGCGACTTTTCGTGTCGGTTGTGCATCATTTCAAGAAGTAACGTCTAAATCATTATTGAATCACTGTTTCGACCGGCCGCCTGCGTGAGCGTGAGAGGAGCGGGGGGAGGCTTCGGATGATAACACCGGTCGAACCGCAGCATGTAAAAAATCCCTGGGGTGATCTGCACTACATATACTGGTCAAGCCGGCATAGGATTCGGCTTACGCGGCCTCGTCGAGTTCGAGGATCGTCAATTCGTGATTGGTGTAGATGCAGATATCGGCCGCGATCGACAGGCTTTGTTCGACGATCTGTCGCGCGCTCAGGGGGAGCTGATTCTGGATCAACGCGCGGGCAGCGGCAAGGGCGTAGGGGCCGCCCGATCCGATCGCGAGGATGTCATCGTCGGGTTCGATGACGTCACCGGTTCCGCTGATCAGCAAAAGACGTTCCGTCGAAGCGACCGCAAGTAGGGCTTCAAGCCGTCGCAGGTAGCGGTCGGTGCGCCAGTCCTTGGCTAGTTCGACGGCGGCGCGGGTGAGGATGCCGCCGTATTTCTGTAATTTTTCCTCGAAACGCTCGAACAGCGTGAACGCGTCGGCCGTGGATCCGGCGAAGCCGGCGATGATCTTGCCGCCATGCAACGCGCGTACCTTCTGCGCCTTGCTCTTCATGATCGTCTGCCCCATCGTCGCCTGCCCGTCCGAGCCCAACGCGACGCGTCCGTTGTAACGAACGCCCACTACGGTGGTCGCATGAATACCGCTCATTCCCGTCCCAGGTTGATTCTCAATTCTATGTCGAACACAGGCCTTCTTACACGAACATGGCCTCGTTCGGTTCACCGTTTATGAATCGAGAAATCAGGCGCGAACAGGGCCCCCGGGGCAGCGAAAAACGGGGGATTCAGCGGGTATACCGCGCCAGAAGCTGCACGATCGCGTCCTGCGTTCGATGGATTTCGCGGGCTCGCAGGGTGTGGTTATTGCAGAAGAGGACAAACGACAGCGGGGTCCCGCCGGCCGACGTGACATACCCGCTCAGATTGCTGGTGCCGGTGAGTGTCCCGGTCTTCGCCCGCGCGTTCCCCATAGCCGGCCCGGTGCGCATGCGCCGCTCCAGCGACCCGTCGACGCCGCCGATGGGCAGCGAGTTGAGGAAGGCCAGGCGGATCGCATTGTCCGGATGGTGCCACATGTAACGCAGCACGCGATCGAGCATCTGCGCCGTCACCAGGTTCATCCGGGATAACCCGGACCCGTCGACCAGCTGGATCCGGCTCGTGTCGACGCCGGCGCGGGCGTACGTGTACAGGGCGCTCATCACACCCATCTCGGTCGAACCGGGTTCGACGTCCGGATCGGCCACGGGGTGCACCACGCCGAGGGTCCGCAGCACGAGTTCGGCGTACAGGTTCTGGCTCTCCTTGTTGATCACCTTGACGATGTCGCGCAGCGGGGGGGAGGTGTGGGAGAGGAGCGGCGTCATCTCCGCCCGGGTGTAGTCGGGCTTGACGGGCAGATCGTCGACGTCGACGGCCTGGCCGCGGACCTCGATCCGATTGCTCTGGAGCACGTCGCGCAGCACGTGGACGAAGTAGAGGGTCGGATTCGCCACCGCCAGCCCGGTCGTATCGAGGCGGCCGGCGGGGAGTTCGGTGGAGATGACAAAGGAATTCGACGCCCGCGGGCGCTCGATCTCTTCGTCCTTGCGCTGGTCGGATGGGATGATGACGGCCGCGTTGAGCAGCTGGACGTACGAGGTGTTGCCGGGCTCCCAGTGCATCTGCGCCGGCCGGCCGGCGACGCTGCCGGTCATGATGACGTTCACGCTGTTGTCGTTGAACGAAAGACCGCTCATCTCGGCGCCATAATCGTACGGCTCGTCGTCCCAGCTCCAACCCGGCCCGAACGGGGTATCCTCGAAGATGTCGTCGTCCCCGATGAGGTCCCCCTCGATCGCGTAAATCCCCATGCTGCGCAGCGTGTCGGCCCATTCGCGGAACGTCCGGGTGATGTCGCCCTGGTTGAAACGCCCGCCGATGACCGGGTCCCCGGAGCCCCGAATATACAGGTTGCCCTTGAGTATCCCATTTTCGATGGGGCCGTCCGCATAGCCGATGGTGGTATAGGTGAAGCCGGGCCCGAGCTGGTCGAGGGATGCCGCCGTCGTGAAGAGCTTGGCGTTGGACGCCGGCATGAGGCTCAGCTTGTGGTTCCTTTCGTACAGCACCTCGCCGGTGTTCAGGTCGGTGATGTACGCCGCCCAGATCGCGTTCTCGTAGTCCGGCTGCTTGAGATACGTGTCGATGTACCGGGCCAGCTGTTCCGGGGACGTGGCCTGGGGCTGGGCAGTGGCGGCGCTCACGAGGAACGCGGCCACGGCGCAAAATAGAATCGATGGCTTCATAGGATGACAGGCCGTCCGCCGCCGGGCGGACGTTATTCGAGCTGTTCGATCGCCGTTCGTTCGGGGTCGGGCGTCTCCAGAACGACGAAGGCATGATCGCCGGTATCGATCGACGACGCCGGGCGAAGGTAGATAAGCAACTGGTTCTTACCGGGCTGGCGCTCGTAGGATTCCACCACGCCGATCGGGTAGCCGGGAGGGAAAACGCCGCTGAACCCGCTGGACACCACCAGGTCGCCCACCTCGACCTGTTCCGTCTTGATCACGTGCTCCATCAGCAGCTGGTCCCGAAGCTGCCCTTCCCACCGCACGATGCCCATCGCGTTGGACGACTGGAGCTTGGCCGGCACGCGGAAATCCATGTTCAGATACGACATCACGCGGGCGTAATGCTCGCTCACGAGTTCGACCTTGCCGAGGATGCCCCGGTCGTCGACCACGCCCATCCCCACTTCCACGCCCTGCTCGCGGCCCACGTTGAGCGTCAGGAAATTGCGCTGCCGGGTGATCTCTTTCTCGACGATGCGCGCCGGCGCGAGGCGATGGGCGGATTCCTGCCTGAATTCGAGCAGCCGGCGGAGCCGCTCGTTTTCCTGCTGGGCTTCCCGCGAACGCGCGAGCTGGCTGGAAAGCTGGATGTTTTCGCGCCGCAACGCGTCGTTCTCCTCCAGGGCGCGCACGTACCGGCCCACCCAGCTCATGTTGGTCTCGACACGGGCCGTCAGTTCGAGCGATGCCGCCCGGAGCGCGCGCAGAATGGATGTGTTCTGGGTGAGCATGACCAGCGTCGAGACGCCGAGCAGGCCCACCAGCAACACCCAGTCGCGAATCTGCGCCCATTGGCGGACATTCATAATCCGTCCCGTGCTCAGGTGAGCACTTTTTCGTACACGTGGAGATTCTCGAGCACCTTGCCCGTTCCGCGCACCACGGCGGTGAGCGGATCTTCAGCAATGTATACAGGGATCTCCGCCCGGTTCCGGATGAGGGTGTCCAGGCCCTTGAGGAGGGCGCCGCCGCCCGTCAGCATGATGCCGCGTTCCAGAATGTCCGACCCCAGCTCCGGCGGCGTCCGCTCCAGGCAGTGCAGCACGGCGGCCGCGATCTGGCCGATGGGTTCGTTGAGCGCCTCGCGGACGTCTTCCGATGAGATGGAGCGGATCTTGGGGATGCCGCTGACCAGGTCCCGTCCCTTGACCGAAATCTCCAGCTCGGGGTCGAGCTCGACCGCGCTGCCGATCTCGCATTTGATGCGCTCGGCGGTGCGGAGCCCGATGAGCAGGTTGTGATTCCGCTTGAAGTACTGCAGGATCGTGTTGTCGAGCTCGTCGCCGGCGACGCGGATCGACTCGTCGATCACGATACCCGACAGCGCGATGACGGCGATCTCCGTCGTGCCGCCGCCGATATCGACGACCATGTTGCCGACCGGCTCATCGACGTTCATCCCGATGCCGATCGCCGCGGCCATCGGCTCCTTGATGAGGTAGACCTGTTTGGCGCCGGCGCGCTCGGCGGACTCCCGCACGGCCCGCTCCTCGACGCCGGTGATCCCGCTCGGGACGCAGACCACCATCCGGCGGATCGAGCTGTACCAGCTCGTCTGCACCTTGCGGATCAGCCCGCGTATCATCTGTTCGGCCACCTCGAAATCGGCGATGACCCCGTCTTTCAGGGGGCGGATGGTTTCGATCTGCGGATGCGTCCGCTCGTGCATCTGCTGGGCTTCGTACCCGATGGCGATAGCCTGCCGGGTGCTGCGGTCGACGGCGACGATGCTGGGCTCGTTAAGGACGATGCCCTGGCCGGCGATGTGGATCAGCGTGTTCGCCGTACCCAGATCGATGGCTACATCGTGCGAAAACTTGAAAAAGGGCATGTAGGTGCGGGTTGCGGGTGTCGGGTTGCAGGCGTCGGGTTGCCCGTTCCAGGTGGGGGTGCAGGAAAGAACCTGGGCTGGATGCGGGAAACCGTCACCGCTCGAAGGACGCGTATGGCGTCTCGAGAACGTTCTCAGTGCCGGAAATGTCGTTGACCGGTAAAGACCATGGCGATGCCGCGCTCATCGGCTGCGGCGATCACCTCTTCGTCCCGCACCGAGCCGCCGGGCTGGATGGCGGCGCGGGCTCCGCTGGCGGCTGCTTCGAGCAGTCCGTCGGCGAACGGGAAGAATGCGTCGGAGGCTACCACCGATTGCGCGAAATTCAGTTCCGATTTGCGCCCTTTCATGACGGCGATCTCGGAGGAATCGATGCGGCTCATCTGGCCGGCGCCGACGCCGAGCGTCGCGCCGTCGCGGGCATACACGATGGCGTTGCTCTTCACGTGCTTGACCACGCGCCACGCGAACAACAGATCGCGCCACTCGGCGTCGTCCGGCTGGCGCTTCGTCACCACGGTGCACTGGGCTTTGAGCGCCTCGAACGCCGGCAGCACCGGGTCGCGGTCCTGCACCAGCAGCCCGCCGAGCACGGAGCGGACGTCGGGGCGGGCATCCGTCCGGGCCGCCTTGAGGGAGCGGAGCAGGCGGCGGTTTTTTTTCTGCATCAGCAGGTCGAGCACGCCGTCCTCGTACGCCGGGGCGATGATGATCTCGGTAAAGATCTGGTCGATGGCCTCGGCCGTCGCCCGGTCCAGCGGCCGGTTCACGACCACGATGCCGCCGAACGGCGACTGCCGGTCGGTGGCGAAGGCGTTGCGGTAGGCGTCGGCGAGCGTGCCGGCCGTGGCTACGCCGCAGGGGTTGGTGTGCTTGAGGATGGCGCACGTGGGCGGCTCGTCCCGAAACTCGTCGATCAGTGTGAGCGCGGCACTGGCATCCAGCATGTTGTTGAACGACAGCTCCTTGCCGTGCAGCGTCTCGACATACTCGCCGATGGTGCCGTAGATGCCGGCCTTCTGGTGCGGGTTTTCGCCGTACCGCAAGGTCTGATAGCGCGGTTCGCTCACCTCGAAAACGGCCGGCAGCTCATCTTCCGCGCCACGCGCGAAATAGGCGGCGATGGCCTGGTCGTACACGCCCGTATGCGCGAACGCCGCGCCGGCGAGCCGACGCCGGGTCGCCATGCCGAGCGCACCGTGCTGGCGCTCCAACTCGTCGGCCACGCCGGCGTAGTCGGCCGGCGACGTGACGACGCTGACAAAGAAGTAGTTCTTGGCGGCCGCCCGGATCATGGAGGGCCCCCCGATATCGATGTTCTCGATGGCGAGCGCGTCCGTGATGTCGGGCGAGGCGACGGCCTGTTTGAATGGATAGAGGTTGACGACCACCAGGTCGATCGGCGCGATGCCGTGCGCCTCCAGCTGGGCGAGGTCATCCGGGTCGTTCCGCCGGGCGAGCAGGCCGCCGTGCACGGCGGGGTGCAGGGTCTTGACGCGACCGTCGAGGATTTCGGGGAAACCGGTGATATCGGAGACATCCTTCACGGGCAGGCCGGCGTTGCGCAGCGCGGAGGCGGTGCCGCCGGTCGAAAGCAACTCGACGCCCAGCCGGTGAAGCCGGGTGGCGAACGCGGCGAGGTCGGTTTTATCGGAGACGGAGAGCAGCGCGCTTTGGATGGGGCGCATATCGTCGGGCGCCGGCAAGTCTTTTACTGAAATCATGATCTGGGATCGAACATCGTGAACAGGTCAGGTCCGGGAAGGCTCGTCGTCCACCAGCACGTGCCGGCCCTCGATGCGCACGCGCCCCTGGGCGAAGAGCGCGAGCGCCTCCGGGAAGAGGCGGTGCTCGACGGCCAGCACCCGCGCCGCGAGTTGCTCCGGCGTATCGCCGGGCTCCACACGCACGGGTTCTTGCAGCACTACCGGCCCGGTATCGTAGGCCTCATCCACCAGATGCACGGTGACGCCCGTCCACCGCACGCCGTAGTCGAGCACGGCCCGGTGGATTCGCTGGCCGTACATGCCCGGTCCTCCGAACGCCGGCAGCAGCGACGGATGGATGTTGAGCATGCGTCCGCGAAACGACGCCACGAAGGGCGCGGGGATCTTCTTCAGGTATCCGGCGAGGGCGATGAAATCGGCGTGGTGGGCGCGCAGGGTATCCTGCAAGATGGCGAGGTATTCGCTTTCCGTAAAGGATGCGGGGTCGAGCACGGCGGTGGGAATGCCGTGCGACCGGGCGCGTTCGAGCGCGAAGGCGTCCGCCTTGTTGCTCAGGACGAGCGCCAGGGTCGCCGGCAGCCGGCCGGTCTCTATCGCATGAACGATTGCTTCCAGATTAGAGCCGCCCCCGGAAGCGAATACGGCTAACTGCATCAAGGTGTGCGTCGGAAGGACGTGACAAAAGCCGGGGGAATATAATCAGACAAGATCGTAATCAGAAGAGCCGACTACAGGTTCGAGCAGCGCGAGGGCGGCATGGCTGCCGGAAACGGTGAGGCGCGCGTGAATTCCGATCGGCAGGGCGATTTTTTCGGGGAAATGCCCGTACGGAAGCCCGCGTGCCACGGGATACGACGCCCCTCCGAAATAGGCCTCGATCACGCCCTCGAACAGTCCGGGGTCGTTATCGGGGTCGGGAAACCCGGTGAATCCGCCGAGCACCACGCCGGCCAGGGTGTCCAGCAGCCCGGCCAGCCGAAGCTGGCACAGCAACGCATCGATGCGGTAGGGCGCCTCGCCCACGTCTTCCAGAAACAGGATCGCGCCGTCGAGCGAAGGGAGGTAGGGAGTGCCGATGAGGCGCGCGATCAGCGACAGGTTGCCGCCGATCAGCGTGCCCTCCGCCGCGCCGGCGCGCACCGGGACGAGCGCGTCGCCGCCCGGGTCGAGCGTCGGTATCCCGCCGCATGCGAGCGACCAGAACTGCGCCTCGCGCTGCGGATCGATGGTCGGCCAGTCGACGCCGACCATCGGACCGGATATCGACGGGACGCCGGCCTGGCTCAGCCAGGCCAGTTGCAGCGCCGT
The Rhodothermales bacterium genome window above contains:
- a CDS encoding LD-carboxypeptidase, coding for MKPSPLVPGRSAIAVIAPAGPPRSLRDLHRGCEILASRGYRIAGPPDRPPYGFLAGTDDERAAELNDALRDPSIDALFCARGGYGAMRILDRIDYDALRARPRLLVGYSDITALQLAWLSQAGVPSISGPMVGVDWPTIDPQREAQFWSLACGGIPTLDPGGDALVPVRAGAAEGTLIGGNLSLIARLIGTPYLPSLDGAILFLEDVGEAPYRIDALLCQLRLAGLLDTLAGVVLGGFTGFPDPDNDPGLFEGVIEAYFGGASYPVARGLPYGHFPEKIALPIGIHARLTVSGSHAALALLEPVVGSSDYDLV
- the purH gene encoding bifunctional phosphoribosylaminoimidazolecarboxamide formyltransferase/IMP cyclohydrolase, whose protein sequence is MRPIQSALLSVSDKTDLAAFATRLHRLGVELLSTGGTASALRNAGLPVKDVSDITGFPEILDGRVKTLHPAVHGGLLARRNDPDDLAQLEAHGIAPIDLVVVNLYPFKQAVASPDITDALAIENIDIGGPSMIRAAAKNYFFVSVVTSPADYAGVADELERQHGALGMATRRRLAGAAFAHTGVYDQAIAAYFARGAEDELPAVFEVSEPRYQTLRYGENPHQKAGIYGTIGEYVETLHGKELSFNNMLDASAALTLIDEFRDEPPTCAILKHTNPCGVATAGTLADAYRNAFATDRQSPFGGIVVVNRPLDRATAEAIDQIFTEIIIAPAYEDGVLDLLMQKKNRRLLRSLKAARTDARPDVRSVLGGLLVQDRDPVLPAFEALKAQCTVVTKRQPDDAEWRDLLFAWRVVKHVKSNAIVYARDGATLGVGAGQMSRIDSSEIAVMKGRKSELNFAQSVVASDAFFPFADGLLEAAASGARAAIQPGGSVRDEEVIAAADERGIAMVFTGQRHFRH
- the purN gene encoding phosphoribosylglycinamide formyltransferase, which gives rise to MQLAVFASGGGSNLEAIVHAIETGRLPATLALVLSNKADAFALERARSHGIPTAVLDPASFTESEYLAILQDTLRAHHADFIALAGYLKKIPAPFVASFRGRMLNIHPSLLPAFGGPGMYGQRIHRAVLDYGVRWTGVTVHLVDEAYDTGPVVLQEPVRVEPGDTPEQLAARVLAVEHRLFPEALALFAQGRVRIEGRHVLVDDEPSRT